Proteins from a genomic interval of Paenibacillus sp. FSL H8-0048:
- a CDS encoding rhamnogalacturonan lyase family protein, producing MGRKKRSVQKSLLTFILSCLLVLPLALPPAPAHAATTGNLPARQAEYLDRGLVAVLTDGGVFVSWRYLNTDSDEIAYNVYKNGMKVNPAPITDSTNYLDTTGADSSQYQIATIVAGKEEMQAERAAVWHNSYLPIPLDKPEGGRTKDGGTYSYYAGDATVGDLDGDGEYEIVFLWSPSNSKDNSQAGYTGNVYIDAVKMDGTKLWRIDLGVNIRAGAHYTQLMVYDLDGNGKAEVVVKTADGTKDGQGTVIGDGTKDYRNDGGYILSGPEYLTLFDGQTGAAVSTVDYDPPRGNVSAWGDGYGNRVDRFLAGIAYLDGVKPSVVMARGYYTRTTLTAYDYTNGALVKRWNFDTNQAGTQYEAQGNHNLSVLDADGDGRDEIMYGALAIDDDGTLLYSTGLGHGDAMHAGKLDPNREGYQVFSVHEHKDAAYGLEMRDAATGEILWGQFTGKDTGRGMSADIDPEHPGYESWASTIVNGQMDPLSRGYSADGQVIYEQNEVPRSANFAIWWDGDLQRELFDHDWNNTTAQGIPLIYKWDYRNKQLKEIFRAAGTLTNNHTKGNPALQADLLGDWREELLLRSEDSTEYRLYTTTIPTTYRIPTLMQDPVYRLGIAWQNVAYNQPPHTGFYLGTEATAFPKANLTLAGAPQPLEQLHHFGFGTESPAGTTSVQATPYTEGTGYGFESTSGIILGSGHASLPENTKFAVDLPNANYKVTLKLGSGDRDSNVGVKSEFVQKLALTEVPAGTPLHYSYDIAVVDGQLEFIFSGKAADVQEIKIEKYPQKTPGTGTTIYMAGDSTMQSYSGMQAPQEGWGQQFGNYFSSGVTIQNDAIGGRSSKSFMVDGRLDSILQQIRPGDYFFISFGHNDASVGIPDRYASPADYAAYLTRYVNGAKQRGATPVLLTPVGRRDFNTITQEFNVSFPEYVKAAKETAAALNVPLIDLSQLSIADYNRIGLAATEKLFLYANPGEYPKYPNGVSDNTHFSTYGAQVIAGLVAGAVKDMGLSISPFVIDPGITEPEPEPEVQRYAEDFEGDPAAAQYSMVNATGTAGTMAGTVTEENGNKVLSVTGSGSGNRAKVFRLFDAVNGDIVNVDFNWHSGNVGAAPSEGHLSLQDANENLIFTLFTKTGAASPNTNIHYFTGPYTPDYGTGTTAIPGGGTATDIPKNQWVNVKLKIDFAGKTLDLTLTSLANPNVTQTIRDIPLSPGVYANNVRGLRFLGTRKGGGGTLNWTTQIDNVKIEGTKLPVAAGDMAALIALHKDVKAIDLTSYTEASIAVVQRALNAAEALIGTTASQAQINHAVNMLNVARDSLTSEVAGDVSTYSFDFGSGSAADGYTKVDAKRAYVEGNGYGFADTALVQDENRGTGNPLTEDFTRVNGTSFLVEMKPANYRVTMTIGDAQEVTQSGVTVEQMNKLPATTIPSGQFKEVTYDVALIDGIFNFSFSGSTPKINALKIERLPEQVAADKPTLYLASDSTVANYAESYRPQAGWGETLGRYFDTDKIAIDNRAVGGLSSKTFLNGGYLNDILLGIHEGDYLFMQWSHNDSTPSRPERYLTPEQFKEYLKDYINGAVQRGAVPVLVTPVNRRDFSGEVLNKSFPAYVQAMKETAQETGTLLVDLNEASWEYFQELGTEGTKSIFMWTGSTEDNTHLQMNGAIKVSELVAGLVKKLNIPLSAWVTLGEPLADGAPGQPVLSDNNGHDTGLRDGDYTVTMNLWWGNNGTRFKLFENGEMIEEGALTDQSPSAQSVQIDITGRSNGTYVYTLELSNGYGAVTSEPLTVTVADAAPGQAELSNDNWDGDGSYAVTMNLWWGTNAAEYQLYENGILVDTQTLQAHTPDAQSAVTAISGKAPGTYEYEAVLRNAAGESRSAKMTVTVRK from the coding sequence AAGGATAATTCACAAGCCGGGTATACAGGGAACGTCTACATCGATGCGGTCAAAATGGACGGCACCAAGCTCTGGCGCATTGATCTTGGCGTGAACATCCGGGCCGGGGCGCACTATACGCAGCTGATGGTGTATGACCTGGACGGCAACGGCAAAGCTGAGGTGGTGGTCAAAACGGCAGACGGCACCAAAGACGGGCAGGGTACAGTCATCGGTGACGGCACCAAGGATTACCGTAACGATGGAGGTTATATCCTCAGCGGGCCGGAATATCTGACGCTGTTCGACGGACAGACCGGCGCAGCGGTGTCCACCGTTGACTATGATCCGCCAAGAGGCAATGTGAGCGCGTGGGGAGACGGATACGGCAACCGCGTCGACCGGTTCCTGGCCGGAATTGCATACTTGGACGGCGTGAAGCCAAGCGTTGTGATGGCCCGTGGCTATTATACAAGAACAACGCTTACCGCATACGACTACACGAATGGCGCATTGGTGAAGCGCTGGAACTTCGACACGAACCAAGCTGGCACACAATATGAAGCACAAGGCAATCACAACCTTAGTGTGCTGGACGCAGACGGGGACGGCAGAGACGAGATCATGTACGGTGCGCTGGCAATTGATGATGACGGCACGCTGCTGTACAGCACAGGGCTCGGCCATGGAGATGCGATGCACGCCGGGAAGCTCGATCCGAACCGGGAAGGATATCAGGTCTTCAGTGTGCATGAACATAAGGATGCTGCCTACGGGCTGGAGATGCGCGATGCGGCTACAGGCGAGATCCTCTGGGGCCAATTCACCGGAAAAGATACCGGACGGGGCATGTCCGCCGATATCGATCCGGAGCATCCCGGCTACGAGTCTTGGGCGTCCACGATTGTAAACGGGCAGATGGACCCGTTATCCCGAGGCTATTCGGCAGACGGACAGGTGATCTATGAACAGAATGAAGTGCCGCGAAGCGCGAATTTTGCGATCTGGTGGGATGGGGATCTTCAGCGGGAGCTGTTCGACCACGACTGGAATAACACTACCGCGCAAGGCATTCCGCTCATTTATAAGTGGGATTACCGGAATAAGCAGCTGAAGGAGATTTTTCGGGCGGCGGGTACACTGACTAATAATCATACCAAAGGCAACCCGGCCCTTCAGGCGGACCTTCTGGGCGATTGGCGCGAGGAGCTGTTGCTGCGCAGCGAAGACAGTACGGAGTACAGACTCTATACCACCACGATTCCTACAACCTACAGAATTCCAACACTCATGCAAGATCCGGTGTACCGGCTGGGGATTGCCTGGCAGAACGTAGCGTACAACCAGCCGCCGCATACCGGCTTCTATCTTGGGACGGAGGCAACCGCTTTTCCAAAAGCAAATCTAACACTGGCCGGAGCGCCGCAACCGCTGGAGCAGCTACACCACTTCGGGTTCGGTACGGAGTCGCCAGCCGGAACCACCTCTGTACAGGCTACGCCGTACACTGAGGGCACGGGATATGGTTTCGAGAGCACAAGCGGGATCATCTTAGGCTCGGGCCACGCTTCTCTGCCGGAGAACACCAAGTTTGCGGTAGACCTGCCGAATGCCAATTACAAGGTGACGCTCAAGCTGGGCAGCGGAGACAGAGACTCGAACGTAGGAGTGAAATCCGAATTTGTGCAAAAGCTGGCACTCACTGAGGTCCCTGCCGGAACACCACTACACTATTCCTATGACATTGCAGTGGTTGACGGGCAGTTAGAGTTTATTTTCTCCGGCAAGGCAGCCGATGTGCAGGAGATTAAGATCGAGAAATACCCGCAGAAGACGCCGGGAACCGGAACAACCATCTATATGGCCGGGGATTCGACGATGCAGTCCTACAGTGGAATGCAGGCTCCGCAGGAAGGCTGGGGCCAGCAATTCGGTAACTACTTCAGCAGCGGAGTCACGATCCAGAATGATGCCATCGGCGGCAGAAGCAGCAAGTCGTTCATGGTGGACGGCCGTCTGGATAGTATTCTGCAGCAGATCAGGCCGGGCGATTATTTCTTCATCTCCTTCGGCCATAACGATGCAAGTGTCGGCATCCCTGACCGTTATGCCTCTCCGGCAGATTATGCAGCGTACTTGACCCGATACGTGAACGGAGCCAAGCAGCGCGGGGCCACACCGGTTCTGTTAACGCCGGTAGGACGCAGAGACTTCAATACGATCACTCAGGAATTCAATGTAAGCTTTCCGGAATATGTGAAGGCGGCAAAAGAAACTGCGGCTGCGCTGAACGTCCCGCTAATTGATCTGAGCCAGCTCAGCATTGCAGATTACAACCGGATCGGTCTGGCCGCTACGGAGAAGCTTTTCCTCTATGCCAATCCGGGGGAATATCCTAAGTATCCGAACGGTGTGAGCGATAATACCCATTTCAGCACCTACGGTGCGCAAGTAATTGCCGGTCTGGTGGCTGGCGCTGTGAAGGACATGGGCCTAAGTATATCCCCGTTCGTGATTGATCCCGGTATTACCGAGCCTGAGCCGGAGCCGGAGGTACAGCGGTATGCGGAGGACTTCGAGGGCGACCCGGCCGCTGCACAATATTCGATGGTGAATGCTACGGGCACTGCCGGAACGATGGCGGGCACGGTTACCGAAGAGAACGGGAACAAGGTATTGTCTGTGACGGGTTCCGGCTCCGGCAACCGCGCTAAGGTATTCCGCCTGTTCGATGCAGTGAACGGTGACATTGTGAATGTCGATTTCAACTGGCATTCCGGCAATGTGGGCGCTGCTCCGTCGGAGGGGCATCTGAGTCTGCAGGATGCGAATGAGAATCTGATTTTCACCCTGTTCACCAAGACCGGAGCGGCAAGCCCGAATACGAACATTCATTATTTCACCGGCCCGTATACACCTGATTATGGTACCGGCACTACTGCCATTCCAGGGGGCGGGACCGCTACGGATATTCCCAAGAACCAGTGGGTGAATGTTAAGCTGAAGATTGATTTTGCCGGAAAAACCCTTGACCTCACCTTAACAAGTCTCGCTAATCCAAATGTCACCCAGACGATCCGTGATATTCCGCTTAGTCCTGGCGTCTATGCGAATAACGTTAGGGGCTTGCGGTTCCTGGGTACGCGAAAAGGAGGAGGAGGCACGCTGAATTGGACTACCCAGATCGACAATGTAAAAATTGAAGGCACGAAGCTGCCGGTGGCAGCAGGCGACATGGCTGCGTTGATTGCGCTGCACAAAGATGTTAAGGCTATCGACCTGACATCCTACACGGAAGCGTCTATAGCTGTGGTGCAAAGAGCCTTGAACGCTGCCGAAGCCCTGATCGGAACAACAGCCTCGCAGGCGCAGATTAACCATGCGGTAAATATGCTGAACGTTGCACGCGACTCACTGACCAGCGAGGTTGCCGGGGATGTTAGTACGTATTCCTTTGATTTTGGCTCCGGCAGTGCAGCAGACGGCTATACGAAGGTGGATGCCAAACGGGCCTACGTAGAAGGGAACGGCTACGGGTTCGCCGACACTGCGCTGGTCCAGGATGAGAACCGGGGAACCGGCAATCCGCTGACCGAGGACTTTACCCGTGTGAACGGCACTTCGTTTCTGGTGGAGATGAAGCCGGCGAATTACCGGGTGACGATGACTATCGGGGATGCGCAGGAAGTGACCCAATCCGGGGTTACGGTGGAACAAATGAACAAGCTGCCAGCCACCACCATCCCCTCCGGCCAATTCAAGGAAGTGACCTATGATGTCGCCCTGATCGATGGCATATTTAACTTCAGCTTCTCCGGCAGTACACCGAAGATCAACGCGCTGAAGATTGAACGCCTGCCGGAGCAGGTAGCGGCTGATAAGCCAACTCTCTATCTGGCGAGCGATTCCACCGTGGCCAATTATGCGGAGAGCTACCGTCCGCAGGCCGGATGGGGCGAGACGCTGGGCCGTTATTTTGACACTGACAAGATTGCCATTGATAACCGGGCAGTCGGTGGACTAAGCAGCAAAACCTTCCTGAACGGCGGATATCTAAACGATATTCTGCTCGGTATTCATGAAGGGGATTATCTGTTCATGCAGTGGTCGCATAATGATTCCACGCCGTCCCGGCCGGAACGTTATCTTACCCCGGAGCAGTTCAAGGAGTATCTGAAGGATTATATTAACGGCGCAGTGCAGAGAGGTGCGGTTCCTGTACTGGTTACACCAGTGAACCGGCGGGATTTCAGCGGTGAGGTGCTGAATAAGAGCTTCCCGGCATACGTGCAGGCGATGAAGGAAACGGCGCAGGAGACGGGAACGCTGCTGGTTGACCTGAATGAAGCAAGCTGGGAGTATTTTCAGGAGCTGGGTACAGAGGGCACCAAGTCCATCTTCATGTGGACGGGAAGCACAGAAGACAATACCCATCTGCAGATGAACGGTGCGATTAAGGTATCTGAGCTGGTAGCGGGGCTTGTGAAGAAGCTGAATATTCCGCTGTCCGCTTGGGTTACCCTGGGCGAACCGCTCGCGGACGGCGCTCCGGGCCAGCCGGTGCTGTCTGATAATAACGGCCATGATACGGGGCTGCGGGACGGCGATTATACTGTTACGATGAATCTCTGGTGGGGCAATAATGGGACCCGCTTCAAGCTCTTCGAGAACGGCGAAATGATTGAGGAGGGCGCTCTGACAGACCAGTCACCGTCCGCCCAGTCAGTGCAGATTGATATTACCGGCAGATCGAATGGAACTTACGTTTATACGCTGGAATTGAGCAATGGGTATGGAGCGGTGACCAGCGAACCTTTGACAGTAACAGTCGCTGATGCTGCCCCGGGGCAGGCGGAGTTATCCAACGATAACTGGGACGGGGACGGCAGCTATGCGGTCACAATGAATCTGTGGTGGGGGACGAATGCGGCGGAATACCAGTTGTATGAGAATGGTATTTTGGTTGATACCCAGACTCTACAGGCGCATACCCCGGATGCCCAGTCCGCAGTCACTGCAATCTCCGGCAAAGCTCCCGGAACCTATGAATACGAAGCCGTCCTGCGCAACGCGGCAGGCGAGTCGAGATCTGCGAAGATGACAGTGACGGTGCGGAAGTGA